From Trichomycterus rosablanca isolate fTriRos1 chromosome 27, fTriRos1.hap1, whole genome shotgun sequence, a single genomic window includes:
- the igf2a gene encoding insulin-like growth factor 2a, protein MQKQQQRCGQYIYTGATLTYCSTEEMEPRPLRSHHPASTSTSSCTTIKRYTTSTMTSTCRLLLFTVALSLYSSQVSAETLCGGELVDTLQFVCGDRGFYFSRPYRSNGRRPNRGIVEECCFRSCDLRLLEQYCAKPAKSERDISATTLQVVPVLQTLHKDGSRKPLNVRPPRYELWQRTAAQRLRRGIHAILRHRNSKRPSETIPHHRDQERSDFHRPLMPVSSRSPPTIMSRIQSLAVHK, encoded by the exons ATGCAGAAGCAGCAGCAGCGGTGTGGACAGTACATTTATACCGGAGCTACACTGACTTACTGCAGCACTGAGGAGATGGAACCACGACCACTGAGATCACATCACCCAGCATCTACATCCACATCCTCCTGCACAACCATCAAGAGATACACCACCAGCACG ATGACTTCGACCTGCAGGCTCTTGCTCTTCACGGTGGCACTGTCCCTGTACTCGTCTCAGGTCTCGGCGGAGACGCTGTGTGGCGGAGAGCTAGTGGACACCCTGCAGTTCGTGTGTGGAGACAGAGGCTTTTACTTCA GCCGGCCGTACAGATCGAACGGTCGTCGTCCGAACAGAGGAATAGTGGAGGAGTGCTGTTTTAGAAGCTGTGACCTCCGTCTGCTCGAGCAGTATTGTGCAAAACCTGCGAAGTCTGAAAGAGACATCTCTGCCACGACACTGCAAGTCGTCCCAGTGTTACAGACTCTTCATAAG gATGGCTCAAGAAAGCCCCTTAACGTGAGGCCTCCCAGATATGAGCTGTGGCAACGAACAGCAGCTCAAAGACTAAGGAGAGGAATCCATGCCATTCTCCGGCACAGAAACTCTAAGAGACCTTCTGAGACGATCCCACACCACCGAGATCAGGAGCGGTCTGATTTTCACCGACCCCTCATGCCTGTGTCCAGCAGAAGCCCTCCTACAATAATGTCACGTATCCAAAGCCTGGCAGTCCAcaagtga